In Actinomyces marmotae, the DNA window GCCCGCACCGAGGAGATCGACGGCGAGAACGGCGTCGAGATCATCGCTGAGGTCCCCGTGCGCAACGCCGAGGGCGCCACCGGCACCGTGCCGGTCCGCTTCCTCGGCGTCGACGGCCCCCGCTGGTTCCTGCGAGGTGTGCTCCAGGGCCCAGCCGCCGTCGACGACGCCGCCGCCCGCGAACTGCGCGACGTCTTCCGCGGCGTCGTCGTCGTGCGCGACGGCGCGGCCCGGCCCCCGCGCGAGATCCTCCCCCTCCACGTCCCGGGCGCCGCGGCGGCTCCCCAGGTCGAGGACCTGCCCGGCCTGGACCCGCTCGCCCCGGGCCCCACCATCGCCGAGGTCCGATGAGGCCGGCCTCGGGTCTGCTCGCCCGCCTGCGCTCCCTGGGCCGCAGCCGGGAGGACCTCGACGCCGACGACGAGGCCCGCGCCGCGGGGGAGCGCCTGGCCGAGCTCGGCGCCGTGGAGATCGCCAGCATCGTCCCCCGCCACCGCGTGCGCGTCACCGGCGCGCTGCGCGCCGTCACCTACCGCCCCTCCGAGGCCCGCCCCGTGCTCGTCGGCCAGCTCTTCGACGGGACCGGCAGCGTGGACCTGGTGTGGATGGGGCGGCGCCGCATCGTGGGCATCGAGCCCGGCGCGCGCCTGTCCGTGGAGGGCATGGTCGTCGCCGGCCGCGCGAGGCCCACGATCTTCAACCCCGCCTACGAACTGCTGAGCGCCCGACGATGAGCCACGAGCGCGCATCGGAGCAGGGGGCCGGCCCCCGGGAGGAGGGCCAGGCGAGGCCCGCGGGCGGGCTGGGCGCCATCGGCGCCCAGGCCTTCGACGTCTCGACCGCCGTGGGCGGCTGGCGCGGCATCATCGAATCCGTCGCCCCCACGCTCGTCTTCGTCACCATCGTCGCGCTGCGCCCCTCCGCCCTCATCCCAGCGCTCGTGGCCTCCCTGGCCATCAGCGCCGTCGGCCTCGTGGCGCGCCTGGCCGCCCGCCAGGGCCTCACCCAGGTCATCGGCGGGGCGGCCCTGGCCGCCATCTCGGCCGCCTGGGCCTGGCGCACGGGCAAGGCCGAGGACTTCTACATCACGGGCCTGCTCATCAACGCCGGGTGGCTCGCGGTCACCGCTGGCTCCCTGGCGCTGCGCTGGCCC includes these proteins:
- a CDS encoding OB-fold nucleic acid binding domain-containing protein, with protein sequence MRPASGLLARLRSLGRSREDLDADDEARAAGERLAELGAVEIASIVPRHRVRVTGALRAVTYRPSEARPVLVGQLFDGTGSVDLVWMGRRRIVGIEPGARLSVEGMVVAGRARPTIFNPAYELLSARR
- a CDS encoding DUF3159 domain-containing protein translates to MSHERASEQGAGPREEGQARPAGGLGAIGAQAFDVSTAVGGWRGIIESVAPTLVFVTIVALRPSALIPALVASLAISAVGLVARLAARQGLTQVIGGAALAAISAAWAWRTGKAEDFYITGLLINAGWLAVTAGSLALRWPLVGVLMGLWRATTDGQDGAGWAAWRKDPALRADRRRYTWGTAVLAGMFALRLVIELPLYLAGAVGPLGAARIILGLPLYALTLWLVWLLVRPRD